In the Mastacembelus armatus chromosome 17, fMasArm1.2, whole genome shotgun sequence genome, one interval contains:
- the rab2a gene encoding ras-related protein Rab-2A, with product MAYAYLFKYIIIGDTGVGKSCLLLQFTDKRFQPVHDLTIGVEFGARMITIDGKQIKLQIWDTAGQESFRSITRSYYRGAAGALLVYDITRRDTFNHLTTWLEDARQHSNSNMVIMLIGNKSDLESRREVKKEEGEAFAREHGLIFMETSAKTASNVEEAFINTAKEIYEKIQEGVFDINNEANGIKIGPQHPTTNSTLSGSQGGQQPGGGCC from the exons ATGGCATATGCGTACCTCTTCAAATACATCATCATTGGAGACACGG gtgtgGGGAAGTCATGTCTATTACTACAGTTCACAGACAAGAGGTTTCAGCCAGTTCACGACCTCACCATCG GTGTGGAGTTTGGAGCAAGGATGATCACTATAGATGGCAAACAGATCAAACTGCAGATCTGGGATACG GCTGGTCAGGAATCATTCCGGTCCATCACCAGGTCTTACtacagaggagctgcaggagcaCTGCTAGTCTATGACATCACAAG aAGGGATACCTTCAACCACTTGACAACCTGGTTAGAGGATGCTCGCCAGCATTCCAACTCCAACATGGTCATCATGCTCATTGGAAACAAGAG tGACCTAGAGTCAAGGAGAGAGgtgaagaaagaagaaggtGAAGCATTTGCCAGAGAACATGGCCTCATATTCATGGAGACTTCAGCCAAGACTGCCTCTAATGTGGAGGAG GCTTTCATCAACACAGCTAAGGAGATCTATGAAAAGATCCAAGAGGGAGTGTTTGATATCAACAATGAG GCTAACGGTATTAAGATTGGACCCCAGCACCCTACCACCAACTCCACACTGTCCGGTAGCCAGGGAGGCCAACAGCCtggaggaggctgctgctga